The Populus trichocarpa isolate Nisqually-1 chromosome 2, P.trichocarpa_v4.1, whole genome shotgun sequence genome has a window encoding:
- the LOC7471933 gene encoding BEL1-like homeodomain protein 7: protein MKSYTNHTPAAGSYSDILYGGSLSSQNGAEFSSSGARNEIVFIPPTSDTMNLQSVGGQLNTAAGNLVGDSVSGDSQAVPPRMHLGIPDCEQNFQSQGLPLRLGMQVQFAVSMPSLQYQYLNQNFPSSLSSHLLVPEKWTLPCEGDESNQSKELREFEGLPGFAGSSHNPIKTESSHNPQYIVGLRDMHAEMNMYGLSGYANTLLNSRYLKSVQHLLDEVVNVKKALKQPQSNKCSDDFKESDRRPSSCSMLPSSNVKPPDPAESTADSTPELSPVERQDLLDKKTKLLSMLEEVDRKYKQYYHQMQIVVLYFDTVAGHGAAKSYTALALQTISRHFRCLRDAISGQIEVIMKRLGEQGTSPNGQGGIPRLRYVDHQTRQQRALQQLGVMRHAWRPQRGLPESSVSVLRAWLFEHFLHPYPSDSEKIMLARQAGLTRSQVANWFINARVRLWKPMVEDMYKEEFGDSETNSKSSLDETTKAHGDKSGNHLTSENRLRELYESVTSTAADISQPGQAHDIKSSHILELEMKEPMAKTVLENGSQGPNVAESDIMKFPRDRRLNIDDDHNFCPHGNIPCGQNGDGNLMSAAATYDVSHLNGFAVGSQMSLALGLQSNDSDSFPTFDGAHMRGNTISASSVGHNEVDYHCMDTGKQQDRIANSHRLHDFVV from the exons ATGAAAAGTTATACGAACCACACTCCAGCTGCTGGGTCATACTCGGACATATTGTATGGGGGTTCCTTGTCTTCTCAAAATGGTGCTGAATTCTCATCTAGTGGAGCTAGAAATGAGATAGTATTCATTCCACCTACAAGTGACACGATGAATTTACAATCTGTTGGTGGGCAGTTGAATACAGCAGCAGGTAACCTGGTTGGTGACTCTGTTAGTGGAGATTCCCAGGCTGTTCCGCCAAGGATGCACCTTGGCATTCCAGACTGTGAGCAGAATTTCCAGTCTCAAGGATTACCGCTGAGGCTTGGCATGCAGGTGCAATTTGCAGTTTCTATGCCTTCACTTCAGTATCAGTATCTAAACCAAAATTTCCCTTCATCTCTGAGTTCACATCTGCTTGTGCCAGAGAAGTGGACTTTACCCTGTGAAGGTGATGAAAGCAATCAAAGCAAGGagttgagagaatttgaaggaTTGCCTGGATTTGCCGGAAGCAGCCATAACCCTATCAAAACAGAGTCTTCACACAATCCTCAGTACATAGTTGGCCTCAGAGATATGCATGCTGAAATGAATATGTATGGATTGTCTGGTTATGCTAACACACTCTTGAACTCCAGATACCTCAAGTCAGTGCAACACTTGCTCGATGAGGTGGTTAATGTAAAAAAGGCTTTGAAGCAGCCTCAATCCAACAAATGCTCCGATGACTTCAAGGAGAGTGATAGGAGGCCGAGTAGCTGTTCTATGCTTCCCTCATCAAATGTGAAACCACCGGATCCTGCTGAGTCTACTGCCGACTCCACTCCTGAGCTATCGCCAGTAGAACGGCAGGACTTACTTGACAAAAAGACTAAGCTTCTGTCCATGCTGGAAGAG GTAGACAGAAAATACAAACAGTATTACCATCAAATGCAAATTGTGGTGTTATATTTTGACACGGTGGCTGGTCATGGGGCAGCTAAATCATATACAGCACTCGCCCTCCAAACAATTTCTCGTCACTTTCGCTGTTTGCGCGATGCAATCAGTGGCCAAATAGAAGTTATCATGAAAAGGCTTGGGGAGCAAGGTACTTCACCAAATGGTCAGGGAGGTATACCACGTCTCCGTTATGTAGATCATCAGACCAGACAACAGAGGGCTCTCCAGCAGCTTGGTGTGATGCGACATGCTTGGAGGCCTCAAAGGGGGCTCCCTGAGAGCTCTGTTTCAGTCCTTCGAGCTTGGCTCTTTGAGCATTTCCTTCATCC CTACCCGAGTGATTCAGAGAAAATCATGTTAGCAAGGCAGGCAGGCTTGACCAGAAGCCAG GTCGCGAACTGGTTTATAAATGCGCGGGTGCGTCTTTGGAAGCCCATGGTCGAGGACATGTACAAAGAAGAATTTGGTGATTCAGAGACAAACTCCAAATCTTCTTTGGACGAAACAACCAAAGCCCATGGAGATAAATCAGGCAATCACTTGACATCTGAGAATAGGCTACGTGAGTTGTATGAGAGTGTGACATCTACAGCTGCTGATATTTCCCAGCCAGGGCAAGCCCATGACATAAAATCTAGTCATATTCTTGAATTAGAAATGAAAGAACCTATGGCGAAAACAGTCCTTGAGAATGGTTCTCAGGGACCCAATGTGGCAGAATCTGATATTATGAAATTTCCACGGGACCGAAGGTTGAATATAGATGATGACCATAACTTCTGTCCACATGGGAATATTCCGTGTGGCCAAAATGGTGATGGAAATCTTATGTCTGCTGCTGCTACATATGATGTATCACACTTGAATGGATTTGCAGTAGGCAGCCAGATGTCTCTTGCATTGGGATTGCAAAGTAACGACAGTGATTCATTTCCCACGTTTGATGGGGCCCATATGAGAGGTAACACTATATCAGCTTCCTCGGTGGGGCATAATGAGGTGGATTATCACTGTATGGATACAGGAAAGCAACAAGACAGGATTGCCAATTCCCATCGGTTACATGATTTTGTGGTTTAA